The genomic stretch ttaaatttttttacatttGTGATGACATAATTGAAATGGGTACAAAGCTACAGCAGCAGCAGCCCTCCTAATCACATGTGCTCTTTTTCTTCAACTCACTATCTCTTTCAACAGCAAATACCTTCCCAAAGTTGTTCCTCTTCGCCtaaacaaaaacacaaattaaattagaatattcTTAAATCAATCCGAACTTTAACCCACTAATGATTTTTTAGCCTGTATTTTTTCACAAATATACTCCATTTGAGTTTAATTGGATGCAGCATAATGTAATTCTAATGATTTAACAAATATCTTTAAGAAAGTGAGTCACACTTACTATAAAGTGATTATTTGTGAAGGATGAATAAAAATGACAAAGTGGTTATATTTTGTGGATGGAGAGTACGTATATAATTACATCATGTTTTCCAATTAAAAGTCTAAAGCTGACGTGGATAAGATCCCACGGCAAGATTTTTGCCTCTAATTTTCAAATTCCTATTAAGATTATTAGAAGCCAAGATCAAAAACTTGTATTTATTCTTATGCATTTACCTGATCTGAAACATCCCTCTTACCCTTCTCTTTCTTGTTGCCATGATTCATAAACTCATTCATGTAAGAAACCTGCTGCTCATACAAATtaccaaacacacacacacacacatacacatatatagttagcaatatatatatatatatagagagagagagagacagagttATATACCTTGGGACTATTTACAGGAGAGCTGGCAGTATCTTCCAAATCATAATCCATGGCAGGAATGATGTTAGTTTTCTGCTTCTTGAAACTATTTTGAAGAGTCGGAGAAGAAAACCCTAAACCTTGTCTAAACTTGTGTGCTACAGCAGAAGAAGCAGCGTCGGAGACGAGAGAAGGGCTCTCAAAATCAGAAGATAAACAAGGCTTATTGATGTTATCTTCACAAACAAAACCCTCAATGTAGAAAGTCCAGCTGCTCTCTTCAGGAGAATCTCCCATTTTCTTATTATCAAAAAAAACAACACACATATGTGTGAGTCTACTTCAACagctatatatatacacacacgtATATGTGATAGTAATTTGTAAGTTTGAAgattaaattttatgaataaatttagGCAGTACGGAATCTTGATTGTGAGCCATTTGTTGGTGAATTGACCTAAAGAGAAATACATAATGTTTTTAAGTCTGACGCAATTTGTTACTCCTACTTATAAGATTAACTTGTCAAGAGATTCTATGATCCATCGATAATTATGTCATATGGAGAAGGTCAAGACTGATCTTATAAGATATTGTGCCAAGATTAAGGGCATTAGCAATACGGCGCTCTATGCActgtcacatcatcattttatcctcctacccttccacctgcagtggggcgccctataggccgccttaagcattttctttatttgaattagtaaaacactacaaaaattggaaaaaattttCATTTCAATCACACAACATAATCATCTTAATAACTCGAAGAAGCAAATTCTCGTTTCACC from Salvia splendens isolate huo1 chromosome 15, SspV2, whole genome shotgun sequence encodes the following:
- the LOC121767853 gene encoding vascular-related unknown protein 1-like isoform X3, giving the protein MCVVFFDNKKMGDSPEESSWTFYIEGFVCEDNINKPCLSSDFESPSLVSDAASSAVAHKFRQGLGFSSPTLQNSFKKQKTNIIPAMDYDLEDTASSPVNSPKAKRNNFGKVFAVERDSELKKKSTCD
- the LOC121767853 gene encoding vascular-related unknown protein 4-like isoform X1, which codes for MCVVFFDNKKMGDSPEESSWTFYIEGFVCEDNINKPCLSSDFESPSLVSDAASSAVAHKFRQGLGFSSPTLQNSFKKQKTNIIPAMDYDLEDTASSPVNSPKQVSYMNEFMNHGNKKEKGKRDVSDQAKRNNFGKVFAVERDSELKKKSTCD
- the LOC121767853 gene encoding vascular-related unknown protein 4-like isoform X2 encodes the protein MCVVFFDNKKMGDSPEESSWTFYIEGFVCEDNINKPCLSSDFESPSLVSDAASSAVAHKFRQGLGFSSPTLQNSFKKQKTNIIPAMDYDLEDTASSPVNSPKVSYMNEFMNHGNKKEKGKRDVSDQAKRNNFGKVFAVERDSELKKKSTCD